The region AATATCGAAAGACGGAAGCAACAATTTCTGAAGTTCGCTCTACCTTAAATAATATTTATGATCGCCCTGAAGATAAATCTGATCTCAAGTTGATGTCAGATGAGGAAATCTTAGATATGGCGCACAACTTGCGCAAAGGTGTTCCAATTGCAACTCCCGTTTTTGATGGCGCGAGAGCAAGTGATATTGAGGATGCTTTAAAAGCAGCCGATTTGGATACCAGTGGTCAGGTGCCTTTATATGATGGTCGAACAGGAGAGCTCTTTGATCGCAAGGTGACTGTTGGATATATATACATGTTGAAACTTCATCACTTAGTTGATGACAAGATTCACGCGCGTTCAATTGGACCATATAGCTTGGTGACACAACAACCACTCGGCGGTAAAGCTCAATTCGGTGGCCAAAGATTTGGGGAAATGGAAGTATGGGCGCTTGAAGCCTACGGTGCTGCGTTTACTTTGCAAGAAATGTTAACCGTAAAGTCAGATGACGTATCTGGACGAACGAAAGCCTATGAGGCGATTGTAAGAGGTGACGATAATATGGAAGCGGGTGTGCCTGAGTCCTTTAACGTTTTGGTCAAGGAACTAAGGTCTTTGGGACTCAATGTTTCTTTTGAACAACAAATATAGATTGATAGATGGGGTTATATAAGCCATGAATGCCATGCGTAAAGTTATGGAAAACGTTGAAGTTGCTCCCGGCTTTGATGCGATTCGCATCTCAATTGCAAGTAGTGACAGAATTCGCTCTTGGTCCTACGGTGAAGTAAAAAAGCCAGAGACAATTAATTATCGAACATTTAAGCCTGAAAGAGATGGTTTATTTTGTGCGCGTATTTTTGGTCCAATTAAGGACTATGAATGTTTGTGTGGTAAATACAAACGCATGAAATATCGAGGAGTTGTTTGTGAAAAGTGTGGCGTAGAAGTCACCTTGAGCAAAGTTCGTCGCGATAGGATGGGGCATATAGAATTGGCCTCTCCAGTTGCCCATATTTGGTTTACAAAGTCATTACCAAGTCGTATAGGCCTATTAATTGATTTATCGTTAAAAGATCTAGAACGTGTTCTTTATTTTGAGAATTACATTGTCATGGATCCAGGAATGACCCACCTTAAAAAAGGTCAGTTGATTTCTGAAGATGAATACATGCGCACCCAAGATGAGTATGGCGAGGATGCCTTTACTGCTGGTATAGGAGCAGAAGCCCTCAAGACAATGCTTAATGAAATTAATCTTGAACAAGAGCAGGAAAAGCTTCGCTTAGAAATGATTGATACGACGTCAGAAATACGCCGTAAAAAATTGGTGAAGCGTTTAAAGCTTGTTGATGCATTTTTAGAATCAAATACAAGGCCTGAAAGTCTCATTCTTGATGTTATACCCGTCATACCGCCTGAGCTTCGTCCTTTGGTTCCTTTGGATGGGGGACGTTTTGCCACCAGCGATTTGAATGACTTATACCGTCGGGTAATCAACCGTAATAATCGCTTAAAGAGATTAATTGAATTGCGCGCGCCAGATATTATCGTGCGGAACGAAAAGCGCATGTTGCAAGAATCTGTAGATGCTTTGTTTGATAATGGTCGACGCGGCCGGGCAATTTCGGGAGCCAATAAGCGCCCCTTAAAATCTTTAGCAGATATGTTAAAAGGTAAGCAGGGTCGTTTCCGTCAAAACCTTTTAGGCAAACGCGTAGATTATTCTGGTCGTTCGGTGATTGTTGTCGGTCCAGAATTAAAGCTTCATCAATGTGGATTGCCGAAAAAAATGGCTTTAGAGCTATTTAAACCCTTTATTTACGCGCGTCTAGAGCGTTATGGGTTGGCCAATACGTTGAAAGCTGCAAAGCGTATGGTAGAAAAGGAACGTCCAGAAGTATGGGATGTCCTCGAAGAAGTTATTCGTGAGCACCCTGTTCTTTTAAACCGTGCGCCAACATTGCACCGCTTAGGAATCCAGGCTTTTGAGCCAATGCTCGTAGAGGGTAAGGCAATTCAGCTTCATCCATTGGTTTGTGCGGCATTTAATGCTGACTTCGATGGTGATCAAATGGCTGTCCACATTCCTTTATCATTAGAGGCTCAGCTTGAAGCACGCGTTTTAATGATGTCTACAAATAACATTTTAAGTCCAGCCAACGGGCGACCAATTATTGTCCCTTCTAAAGACATAGTCCTTGGTTTGTACTATTTGACCTTGATGACAGAAGGCGAACTTGGAGAAGGCATGACCTTTGGTTCTATTCAAGAAATAGAACAAGCTTTGGAAGAAAAGATTATTAAGCTCCACACCAAAATTAACGCGCGAATTTCTGTATACCAAGAAGATGGCGCAACTATAACAAAGCGGGTGGAAACAACACCAGGTAGAATGCTCTTTGGTGAATTGTTGCCAAAGCATCCTAAGATTGGCTTCAATCTTGTGAATCAGGAATTGACGTCTAAGGAAATTGGTAATCTTGTAGATATCGTTTATCGTCACTGCGGGCAAAAGGATACTGTTGTTTTTGTTGATAAAATTATGGGTATGGGATTTACTTACGCAACAAAAGGGGGAATTTCCTTTGGTAAAGATGATCTCGTAATTCCACCTGAAAAAGAGAAGTTAATCTCTCAAACTAAAACAATGGTTTCCGAATTTGAGCAACAATATGCTGATGGTCTTATCACTCAAGGTGAGAAGTACAATAAGGTTGTTGATGCTTGGTCACAATGTACAGACAAAGTGGCGGAAGCCATGATGAAGGCAATCTCTAAGCCACGCCCAGGAGAACCAGTAAACGCTGTCTACATGATGGCCAATTCAGGGGCTCGTGGCTCCGTTGCTCAGATGAAACAATTGGCCGGTATGCGTGGTTTGATGACCAGACCTTCTGGAGACATTATTGAAACACCTATTATTTCAAACTTTAAAGAAGGTTTAACTGTGTTAGAGTACTTCAGCTCGACCCACGGGGCACGTAAAGGTCTTTCTGATACAGCATTAAAAACAGCGAACTCCGGATATTTAACACGCCGTTTGGTTGACGTTGCGCAAGATTGTATCATCACAGAAGTTGATTGTGGAAGTACAAAGGGCATTTCTTTAAGAGCCGTCATTGAAGGTGGGGATACTATTGCATCTCTGTCAGATCGTATCTTAGGAAGAAGCGCCGCAACGGACATTGTGAATCCAATGACAGGGGAAGTGATTGTTGAGGCGGCTCAACTTATATCTGAGGCTAATGTTGAGTCTCTAGAAGCAGCAGGAATCGATACGGTTATGATCCGTTCCGTTTTGACGTGTCAGACGGATTTTGGTATTTGCGCAAAGTGTTATGGACGCGATCTTGCTCGCGGCAGATTAGTAAACCAGGGAGAAGCTGTCGGTGTTATTGCGGCACAATCTATTGGAGAGCCTGGTACACAGTTAACGATGCGGACCTTCCACATTGGAGGTACAGCTCAACGCGGTGCTGAGCAATCAAGCCTCGAAGCGTCCTACCATGCAACTGTTACCATTCGCAACAGGAATATCGTCAAAAATGGCAGTGGGGCTAATATTGTCCTGGCAAGAAACAGTGAAATTGTCCTCGTGGATGACCAAGACAGAGAGAAGTTCCGCCATCGTGTCCCTTATGGATCACGCATCCTTGTTGAAGAAGGCGAAAAAGTAAAGCCCGGTCAACGCTTAGTTGAATGGGATCCTTACACAATACCAATTATTACAGAGCGTGATGGTATTGTGCACTTTGTGGATTTGGTCGAAGGTGTTTCTATCAGGGAGATTGTCGATGAATCAACAGGTATTTCAAATCGCGTTGTTGTTGACTGGAAACAGCAAGCCCGAGGGAGCGATTTGAGGCCGATGCTAAGCATACGAGACAAAGCTGGAAATCCCGTTATTTTGCCAAATGGCATGGAAGCGCGTTACTTTTTAACTGTCGATTCTATTTTATCTACTGAAAACAGCGCGAAAGTTCGGGCTGGGGACATTCTGGCCCGTATTCCTCAAGAAAAAACAAAGACACGGGACATTACAGGTGGTTTGCCGCGTGTTTCTGAATTGGTTGAGGCTCGCCATCCGAAAGATGCAGCTATTATAGCTGAATTTGATGGTCGAGTTGAATATGGTAAAGATTATAAAGCAAAACGTCGTATTTTAGTTATTCCTACAGATGAAACGCTGCAACCTATGGAATATTTAGTGCCTAAGGGGCGTCACATAACAGCTCATGAGGGTGACTATGTAAAGCGCGGAGACTTGCTCGTGGATGGAAGTCCGGTGCCTCATGATATATTGCGAATTTTAGGTATTGAAGCTCTTGCAACGTATCTTGTCAGTGAAATTCAACAAGTTTACCGTTTGCAAGGTGTGCGGATAAATGATAAACATATCGAAGTTATCGCACGTCAAATGCTTCAAAAATTTGAAGTTAATGATCCAGGTGAGACGATTCTTATCCGTGGGGAGCAAGTTGACCGCACCGAACTCGAACAAGCGAACAAAGAAGCTGAATCTAAAGGATTAAAGATCGCTACTGGAATCCCGATTTTGCAAGGTATTACGAAAGCATCCTTGCAGACCAAATCGTTTTTTGCAGCAGCATCTTTCCAGGAAACAACAAGGGTATTGACCGAAGCGGCAGTCTCTGGCAAGGTTGATGGACTTATTGGGTTAAAAGAAAATGTTATTGTCGGACGTCTCGTTCCCGCTGGAACGGGGAGTATGTTGCACAGCTTACGTAAGCTTGCAGCGGAAAGGGATCGTGTTGCAACGGTTGTGCCTTTAAGCGATGAGTTAGAATCTTCAGATGTGCAAACAGAGCATCAAGAAGAACAGATACTCATAAATTAAGGTATTTCACGATTGAGATCGAGAAACCGTTGACATATAATAAATGCTGTGGTTAGTATGCCAATGGCAAGGTGTAAGTCAAAAAGTAGATATTTTTGACTGTGATAAATTGTTGAATGTTTGAAAAAGAAAAGAAGGGTTAGGCTAATGCCTACAATTAACCAATTAATTCGTAAACCAAGAGTTCCAAAAGGAACTCGAAATAAGGTCCCGGCACTTGAG is a window of Alphaproteobacteria bacterium DNA encoding:
- the rpoC gene encoding DNA-directed RNA polymerase subunit beta', which produces MNAMRKVMENVEVAPGFDAIRISIASSDRIRSWSYGEVKKPETINYRTFKPERDGLFCARIFGPIKDYECLCGKYKRMKYRGVVCEKCGVEVTLSKVRRDRMGHIELASPVAHIWFTKSLPSRIGLLIDLSLKDLERVLYFENYIVMDPGMTHLKKGQLISEDEYMRTQDEYGEDAFTAGIGAEALKTMLNEINLEQEQEKLRLEMIDTTSEIRRKKLVKRLKLVDAFLESNTRPESLILDVIPVIPPELRPLVPLDGGRFATSDLNDLYRRVINRNNRLKRLIELRAPDIIVRNEKRMLQESVDALFDNGRRGRAISGANKRPLKSLADMLKGKQGRFRQNLLGKRVDYSGRSVIVVGPELKLHQCGLPKKMALELFKPFIYARLERYGLANTLKAAKRMVEKERPEVWDVLEEVIREHPVLLNRAPTLHRLGIQAFEPMLVEGKAIQLHPLVCAAFNADFDGDQMAVHIPLSLEAQLEARVLMMSTNNILSPANGRPIIVPSKDIVLGLYYLTLMTEGELGEGMTFGSIQEIEQALEEKIIKLHTKINARISVYQEDGATITKRVETTPGRMLFGELLPKHPKIGFNLVNQELTSKEIGNLVDIVYRHCGQKDTVVFVDKIMGMGFTYATKGGISFGKDDLVIPPEKEKLISQTKTMVSEFEQQYADGLITQGEKYNKVVDAWSQCTDKVAEAMMKAISKPRPGEPVNAVYMMANSGARGSVAQMKQLAGMRGLMTRPSGDIIETPIISNFKEGLTVLEYFSSTHGARKGLSDTALKTANSGYLTRRLVDVAQDCIITEVDCGSTKGISLRAVIEGGDTIASLSDRILGRSAATDIVNPMTGEVIVEAAQLISEANVESLEAAGIDTVMIRSVLTCQTDFGICAKCYGRDLARGRLVNQGEAVGVIAAQSIGEPGTQLTMRTFHIGGTAQRGAEQSSLEASYHATVTIRNRNIVKNGSGANIVLARNSEIVLVDDQDREKFRHRVPYGSRILVEEGEKVKPGQRLVEWDPYTIPIITERDGIVHFVDLVEGVSIREIVDESTGISNRVVVDWKQQARGSDLRPMLSIRDKAGNPVILPNGMEARYFLTVDSILSTENSAKVRAGDILARIPQEKTKTRDITGGLPRVSELVEARHPKDAAIIAEFDGRVEYGKDYKAKRRILVIPTDETLQPMEYLVPKGRHITAHEGDYVKRGDLLVDGSPVPHDILRILGIEALATYLVSEIQQVYRLQGVRINDKHIEVIARQMLQKFEVNDPGETILIRGEQVDRTELEQANKEAESKGLKIATGIPILQGITKASLQTKSFFAAASFQETTRVLTEAAVSGKVDGLIGLKENVIVGRLVPAGTGSMLHSLRKLAAERDRVATVVPLSDELESSDVQTEHQEEQILIN